TCGTTCTGGCATACGACCATCATATCAATATACTCTTCCCTTGAGACAACAATTTCCTTGTTCTCCACAGGATCATAATATCTGACATCCTCATCATTGTAGCTTACTATGAGGACATATCTTCCATCATCTATTCTTGATATTACCGGTATTCCATCGCTGACATATCCGAGCAGCATGTCGAGGGACAGACCAGTCACATTTATTCCCTTTTTCTTGCCCAGCGTGTTTAATACAGTCACCGGATCGCTATACTGTTTAATCTCATCTTCAGTCACCTGTACACCCTGATAGTTCAAAACCATGTATAGGCAATCTGTAAGTGATGCATCCACTGTACCTGTGCTGTGGTGGAATATTCCCGCAGCTATGGTGTTGTACTCCTGACTCTCCATCTTTCTGTATATCACCTCACCATCACTGGATACCACTATTCCCGCCACGGACTCAGCATAATTTATTGCATCTCCCGCAACGTCATATATCTTGGAAAGGCCGAGGTTATCATATACATGATATGTAACCTTTTCCCTCTCTATCGTCATTATCATATATGAATTCTGATCATCTATTTTTTCCTTAGTTATGTTCAGGTTCGGAATGTAACTGAGATATATATTTTCAGGGACTGTAAAATACAGTCTGTCATAGCCTGTTATCGATGAGTTGTGTACTGTGCCTATGGTCTGCTTGCTGTCATCTTCCTTGAATGTGATAAAGTCATCCTTTATGGCAACAAACTTGCCGTTTGACTTCTCCCCCCTTGTCAGGTAGAGAAGATTGGCATTCACATCCACCTGCATAAGATAGCATCCATCCTTGGCATACTCTTTTATCTGTGAACCGTCACTTCCAACTATATACAATCTCTTTGCAGGAATATTATCTCTCGATTCCTCACTGTACTTCGTCTCAGAAAATGACTCAAGATCGGCATCCACTCCAGCATCCGCTATGTCCGACACTCCATACACCATGTCTGAATCCTTAAATCCATAACATATCAGACACTCGCCATCCCCGGCTGTTATGTCATAGCTGTTTCCCGTCTTCATATTCATAAGGGTTATTCTGGTATTCTGGCTCTGATCCTCATTCTCACCAAATGCCATGACTGACATGTCGGCTGACACTTTCACATCTCCAGCTGACAGATTTTCAGCAATATATGACTGCTTTCTGTTTTTTATATCCACAGCATTTACCTTGCCGCCCATCATATAATAAAACTTCTGTCCGTCATAATACGTGAGTCTCGAAGTTTCTGTCTTCATCGCCTCATATGGTACATTACACTCCACAAACAGAAGCTCATCGACCTCAAGTGTACTGTAGTCAAATGTAAACAGACCAATTCCTAATTTACCTTCATGATCTCCCCTGTTCATGTATCCATATACAGAAAACGTCAGATTACCGTCATCTGCAAACTCCATGATATTTATATTATGTGCATCATATGTTGCTGCATCCTCTGTATAGTCGTCAGCACAGAAACTATAAACACGAATTATCTCTCCCTGGTCATAATCGTACATCCACAGCTGTCCATTTCTGACAAATGCTATCTTCCTGTTGTTCTCAACGTACCGGTACTCAAGATCATCAGATGAAACTATTCCTATCTCGTACACGTTGTTGAGAGCATCTATTCCCGTCCTGTCAAAATACTCATCAACATACCGGTCATAGCTGAACATTGTAATCTTAGGCTCTGTATGCGATGTCTCTTCAGCCTGTCCACCCTGACTTTCTTCATCTGTATATGAATATTCCTCATCATATGAAGCATCGCCATATGAAGCATCGCCATATGAAGCATCGCCATACGAATCCTCGCCATCAGCTTCACTGTCACTCACCTCCACAAGGCTATACCCAGCCTTATAAAATTCCTTGACAGCATAATAGCTTGTGACATCCTGATCCGTGATGGAGCTCGCGTTATACTCCATCTCGATCACAGCATAATTGACATCTATCTCTTTTATATATATGTTGATGTCGCTGACCACCGTCGGCTTCAGACCATCCCACATGATGTCCGCATAGTCATTTGCCAGATTGACATGTCCAAGGCCAAATGAATCTCCTGTTGATGCGCCTGCATACTCCGTCTTATAGGTTCCTATAACAGACTCCGTCTCAAGTGCATTGAAGTCAAATGAAGCATCATGAAAATCCTGAACAGCCTTCAGAAGTTCCGCCTCATGGTAATCATCATTTACAACTATTCTGGTATAATACGATGCTGCCAATCCCTTCTCAGAGCTTGCCTTTACCACAAGCATGTATTCCATATCCTTCTTGAGATCCATCCGCACATTTATGTCCAACTCATCATATCCTGAACCATTGTCCGCCGCCTCGATATCACCCTTCTCAACAAGTGAATCCCCGGCTATAGACCTTATCTCATATGAATATCCGCTGGCATATTTTTTATCATTCTGCACCAGTATCTCTATATGCTTCTGCTCATCTATAGGTGTTATAGAATCCCTCAGAAGAGTTATATCCACATCGCTGGTATATCCGTGCATGCAATTGAGCAGAGTATCGCCATAGCTCACATAAGCTAGTGGCAATTCTGCATCATTCATCTCTTTAGCCAGATTCTTATAATTTCTATTCTCAAATATATTGACGAAGTAAATCGTGATGACAAATACCATTATCATTACAATCACTCTCACAAGTACATTTATTTTCTTCTTCACTTATCCAATTGACTCCTTTATCAATAAAACCTTCTTCTGCGCCTTCTATGTCTGTCTCGTCTGACACAGAACTCATTGCACACAAGCATCTCTATGATATTTCTCATAACACAATTCACATCACCTGGTCCATCAGGTACATACGGTGGCTCCTCCTGCCCTAAAGCTGCAGCCTCCGGACCGGATACCTTGTATTCATCGGGGATGTCTCCCCTCTCGTTAAGGTCACCATAAACCTTTCTCGCAATCTTTCTCATCTCTTCCCTGTCTGGGTATTCAACTAGCATTGAACTTCCCTCGTATTCAAGCTTATCGCACTCTTCCTCGACCGCATCGCTGATCCGCTTTATATTATCAGGATACATTTGCTTCATGTACTCTATATCCCGGAGCAGCTCATCAGAATCATACATACTGCCTGGAAGAAGAATACCTGACAATCCTTTTCCGGAAGCCTCTGCATATTTCAGATTGTAGACTCCTCCATCTTTTATCAGTCCCTTGAGATTCATGTCATACGGACTATATGGAATATATCTGAATTCTTCACTCATACAAATCTCCCTATCTGCATTGTTGTGTATCTATTACATAAGTATGCAGATAGGGAGAATATGTGACCGCAAATACTGTTTATTTATCTCCAAATGAAATTCCCAGTGTTCTTGCCTCGCTTACTATATCATCATCAGGTGATACATATTTCAGCTTTCCGGCACTCTCTGAAAGCGGTATTGCTGTTACCTTATTGTCAAGGAATACAACCAACTTGCCAAAATCCTTTGCCTTTATGAGCTCTGCAGCCTTAGCGCCAAATCTCGAAGATATAACACGATCATATGCATCCGGGCTGCCACCTCTCTGGGTATGGCCGGGTATTGCAATTCTTATATCCTGCGTTGTATATGCCTTGAGTTTGTCTGCAAGCTCATACGCAACTGACGGATATGGATTGTTTGCTATTACCTCTTTTCTCTTCTTCTTAGGGAGCTCTGCAACCTCCTTTGGAAGTGCACCCTCAGCAACTGCAACTATAGTGAATCCCTTATTGTCCTTAGTTCTCTTATCAATTGCCTTGTATACCTTCTCTATATCATATGGTATCTCTGGAAGCAGAATAACATCAGCTCCTCCTGCTATTCCCGCATGAAGAGTGATCCAGCCAACCTTGTGGCCCATGATTTCTACTATAAATATTCTGTTATGTGATGCAGCAGTGGTGTGAATACAGTCAATGGTCTGTGTCGCTATATCGACAGCACTCTGGAAACCAAATGTCATATCTGTTCCCCACAGGTCATTGTCTATGGTCTTTGGAAGTCCAATTACATTAAGGCCTTCCTCGCTGAGCATGTTTGCAGTCTTCTGTGAACCATTTCCACCAAGTACACAGAGACAATCCAGCTTAAGCTTCTTGTATGTCTCCTTCATTGACCTGACTTTATCAAGTCCGTCCTCTGTCGGCTCACCCATGAGTTTGAATGGCTGTCTGGAACTGCCCAGGATAGTTCCGCCTTTATTGATTATTCCTGAAAAATCTTCCGGCTTCATCTTAATATAATTTCCTCTCATAAGGCCTTTATAGCCCTCAAGGAAACCATAGATCTCTACCTCGTCAAAAAGCTCGTACAATCCCTTTGCTATGCCCCTCATGGTTGCATTCAATGCCTGGCAGTCACCGCCACTTGTCAAAAAACCTACTCTTAACATAACCCTGCACCTCTTTCTCTATAAATATGTGTAAATATAGTACATGTCATTCATATGACAGTCCTGTTTAAAGATACACTCTGCCCTCAAGTGCCCTGAGCAGTGTGACCTCGTCTATACATTCCAGATCGCCTCCGACCGGCACACCACTTGCAATACGGCTGACCTTTATTCCCGCCGGTTTTACAAGCTTGGATATGTACATTGCTGTTGCCTCTCCCTCCGGTCCTGAACCAGTTGCTATAATAAGTTCATCCACATCCTCACTCTGCAGCCTCCTCATAAGTTCGGATATCTTTATATCCGCCGGACCTATGCCAAGAGCCGGATTGATAACACCATGCAAAACATGATACACACCGTCAAACTGACCTGTTCTCTCGTAAGCTGCAAGATCACGGGGAGTCTCAACCACCATTATGAGTTTGTGGTTCCGGTTAGGGGAACTACATATAGGGCATACCTCCCTATCAGTTATAGTGTAGCAACAACTGCAGTATTTTATATTCTTCTTCGCGTTTACTATGGCATCCGACAGAGCAAATGCCCTGTCCTCCGGCATACTTATTATATGAAATGCCAGTCTCTGGGCAGTCTTTGTTCCTATTCCCGGCAGTCTACCCAGTTCCTCTATAAGCCTGTTTACTTCTCCTCCATAAACTTCCATTAGAATGGTAATCCTCCAAGTCCCATTCCGCCGGATATCTTGCTCATATTGTTGTTGTAATCCTCCTCCTGTGCTCTGAGAGCCTCATTCACTGCAGATATGATCAGGTCCTCCAGAGTCTCTATATCATCAGGATCAACAACCTCTGAATCCAGCTTTATCTCCATAAGCTCCTTTTTACCGGATACCTTAGCTGTAACCACTCCGCCACCTACAGACGACTCATATACCTTATCCTCAAGATTCTTTGTTGTCTCCTCCATCTGCTTCTGCATCTTCTGAGCCTGCTTCATAAGATTGTTCATATTGCCAGGCATCATGCCTCCTGGAAAACCGCCTCTCTTAGCCATTACAAAAATCCTCCTTAAATCTGTTTCTTTTATAGATTTTATTATTATTCCTGTTTTCTCTCAACTTTAAAATTGATAATATTCAGGATATTTTCCTGTTCAAGTTTAGTATTGTCCTTGTGTGAGTTCCTGGTACAGACTATTTCAAATTCCACACTCTTGCCAAGATACTCCTCTATGACACTCTTTACGTGTGCCACATTCTCCGCCTTTTCAAAATATAGCTTCGGAAGTTCATCATCCGTAAGCGGAATCATGAGCACCAGCTTCTTCCTGTCATCAGCAAGTATCAGCTTTGCTCTGCTGCCTGGATCATCATCATTTCTCTCGAGATATCTTCTCGCCGGACTTGAGAGTTTTCCAAGTATCTCATTCCAGTTGTCTGCTGCCCTCTGAAGATCCTCATACTCTGCCTGTGGAAGCTCCTTCGACAGCCTTTCCTGAAATGCCCTTATTGCGTCAGGATCTACATCTGTCCCTGCCGGCTTCTCGCCTGCACTAGATGACTGCTTCACCGGCTGCATCTGTATTCCGTTTGCCTGAAGCGCATCCAACTTCTCCTCAAGAAATCTCACCCTCTCAACGATGCTTGTGACATCCGTCTCCATCTGAGGCCGGCAAAGTTTTATGACCGCCATCTCAAGCACGATCCTCTTCTGTGTGGAATATTTTATACTCGCTGATGCATCAGAAAATACATTGATGTACCTTATGACAGTACTTTCATCCATGCCCACCGCAATGCCTCTGATCCGTTCAAGATTTTCCTTTGTCATATCCAGTCTGTCCCCCTCTGTCTGGGAGAGTTTTACCACCAGGATATTTCTAAGGAACCACGTAAACTCACTCACGAACCTGCCAAGTTCGCGGCCCTGCCACACGATCTCATCGACCACGTCTATCGCACCCTCGACATC
This sequence is a window from Coprococcus eutactus. Protein-coding genes within it:
- the dnaX gene encoding DNA polymerase III subunit gamma/tau, with product MSYVALYRKWRPDTFDEVKGQDHIVTTLRNQIKNDRLGHAFLFCGTRGTGKTSIAKIFAKACNCEHPVDGSPCNECASCRAIADGSSLNVIEIDAASNNGVDNIRQIREEVAYPPTEGKYKVYIIDEVHMLSPGAFNALLKTLEEPPSYVIFILATTESHKIPITISSRCQKYDFRRIPVDVIADRLADLMDREGLEADRKAIDYVAKSGDGSMRDALSILDQCVAFNLGQKLTYDKVLETIGAVDIDTFARLLECVLREDVEGAIDVVDEIVWQGRELGRFVSEFTWFLRNILVVKLSQTEGDRLDMTKENLERIRGIAVGMDESTVIRYINVFSDASASIKYSTQKRIVLEMAVIKLCRPQMETDVTSIVERVRFLEEKLDALQANGIQMQPVKQSSSAGEKPAGTDVDPDAIRAFQERLSKELPQAEYEDLQRAADNWNEILGKLSSPARRYLERNDDDPGSRAKLILADDRKKLVLMIPLTDDELPKLYFEKAENVAHVKSVIEEYLGKSVEFEIVCTRNSHKDNTKLEQENILNIINFKVERKQE
- a CDS encoding 6-phosphofructokinase produces the protein MLRVGFLTSGGDCQALNATMRGIAKGLYELFDEVEIYGFLEGYKGLMRGNYIKMKPEDFSGIINKGGTILGSSRQPFKLMGEPTEDGLDKVRSMKETYKKLKLDCLCVLGGNGSQKTANMLSEEGLNVIGLPKTIDNDLWGTDMTFGFQSAVDIATQTIDCIHTTAASHNRIFIVEIMGHKVGWITLHAGIAGGADVILLPEIPYDIEKVYKAIDKRTKDNKGFTIVAVAEGALPKEVAELPKKKRKEVIANNPYPSVAYELADKLKAYTTQDIRIAIPGHTQRGGSPDAYDRVISSRFGAKAAELIKAKDFGKLVVFLDNKVTAIPLSESAGKLKYVSPDDDIVSEARTLGISFGDK
- a CDS encoding cysteine peptidase family C39 domain-containing protein; the encoded protein is MKKKINVLVRVIVMIMVFVITIYFVNIFENRNYKNLAKEMNDAELPLAYVSYGDTLLNCMHGYTSDVDITLLRDSITPIDEQKHIEILVQNDKKYASGYSYEIRSIAGDSLVEKGDIEAADNGSGYDELDINVRMDLKKDMEYMLVVKASSEKGLAASYYTRIVVNDDYHEAELLKAVQDFHDASFDFNALETESVIGTYKTEYAGASTGDSFGLGHVNLANDYADIMWDGLKPTVVSDINIYIKEIDVNYAVIEMEYNASSITDQDVTSYYAVKEFYKAGYSLVEVSDSEADGEDSYGDASYGDASYGDASYDEEYSYTDEESQGGQAEETSHTEPKITMFSYDRYVDEYFDRTGIDALNNVYEIGIVSSDDLEYRYVENNRKIAFVRNGQLWMYDYDQGEIIRVYSFCADDYTEDAATYDAHNINIMEFADDGNLTFSVYGYMNRGDHEGKLGIGLFTFDYSTLEVDELLFVECNVPYEAMKTETSRLTYYDGQKFYYMMGGKVNAVDIKNRKQSYIAENLSAGDVKVSADMSVMAFGENEDQSQNTRITLMNMKTGNSYDITAGDGECLICYGFKDSDMVYGVSDIADAGVDADLESFSETKYSEESRDNIPAKRLYIVGSDGSQIKEYAKDGCYLMQVDVNANLLYLTRGEKSNGKFVAIKDDFITFKEDDSKQTIGTVHNSSITGYDRLYFTVPENIYLSYIPNLNITKEKIDDQNSYMIMTIEREKVTYHVYDNLGLSKIYDVAGDAINYAESVAGIVVSSDGEVIYRKMESQEYNTIAAGIFHHSTGTVDASLTDCLYMVLNYQGVQVTEDEIKQYSDPVTVLNTLGKKKGINVTGLSLDMLLGYVSDGIPVISRIDDGRYVLIVSYNDEDVRYYDPVENKEIVVSREEYIDMMVVCQNESYTYVSE
- a CDS encoding YbaB/EbfC family nucleoid-associated protein; this encodes MAKRGGFPGGMMPGNMNNLMKQAQKMQKQMEETTKNLEDKVYESSVGGGVVTAKVSGKKELMEIKLDSEVVDPDDIETLEDLIISAVNEALRAQEEDYNNNMSKISGGMGLGGLPF
- the recR gene encoding recombination mediator RecR, with amino-acid sequence MEVYGGEVNRLIEELGRLPGIGTKTAQRLAFHIISMPEDRAFALSDAIVNAKKNIKYCSCCYTITDREVCPICSSPNRNHKLIMVVETPRDLAAYERTGQFDGVYHVLHGVINPALGIGPADIKISELMRRLQSEDVDELIIATGSGPEGEATAMYISKLVKPAGIKVSRIASGVPVGGDLECIDEVTLLRALEGRVYL